Proteins from one Nicotiana tabacum cultivar K326 chromosome 23, ASM71507v2, whole genome shotgun sequence genomic window:
- the LOC107792745 gene encoding dof zinc finger protein DOF2.5-like isoform X2 encodes MAAEIDPPNVTCSRPSSTLEKKVRPQKDQAVNCPRCSSTNTKFCYYNNYSLTQPRYFCKTCRRYWTEGGTLRNVPVGGGSRKNRRCSSSSLSLSSSSQNFPDSNPNPSLSHQNPNYKINLGNSQDFNIGLPSIIHDHNYFHGVPDFLEFPKMDRGNNGNNQPLSSTSSTTPTSTMDLLRTGIASRGLTSFISTPTPDLNALYTSSFLSGIQENNAKMMFPFGFLNKQLSGTSVEAENYNQSKGQENSSAGYWNGMLGGGSW; translated from the exons ATGGCTGCAGAAATAGATCCTCCTAATGTTACATGTTCAAGGCCATCTTCTACACTGGAAAAAAAAGTCAGACCACAAAAAGATCAAGCCGTAAATTGTCCGAGGTGCAGTTCAACAAATACCAAGTTTTGTTACTACAACAACTATAGTCTTACTCAACCAAGATACTTCTGCAAGACTTGTCGAAG GTATTGGACAGAAGGGGGCACTTTAAGAAATGTTCCGGTCGGAGGAGGTTCAAGGAAGAATAGAAgatgttcttcttcttcattatcattatcatcatcatcacaaAATTTTCCTGATTCGAACCCTAATCCAAGTCTTTCTCATCAAAACCCTAATTATAAGATTAATCTTGGAAATAGCCAAGATTTTAATATAGGGCTCCCATCTATTATACATGATCACAATTATTTCCATGGTGTGCCGGATTTTCTTGAATTTCCTAAGATGGACAGGGGCAATAATGGAAATAATCAGCCCTTAAGTTCAACCTCAAGTACTACTCCAACTTCAACAATGGATTTGCTTAGGACTGGAATTGCCTCAAGAGGGTTAACTTCATTTATCTCAACACCAACACCGGATTTAAACGCTTTGTACACATCAAGTTTTTTAAGtggaattcaagaaaataatgcaAAAATGATGTTCCCATTCGGTTTCTTGAATAAGCAATTGTCGGGTACAAGTGTTGAAGCTGAAAATTATAATCAGAGTAAGGGGCAAGAGAATTCAAGTGCTGGATATTGGAATGGAATGTTAGGTGGAGGATCCTGGTGA
- the LOC107792745 gene encoding dof zinc finger protein DOF2.5-like isoform X1: protein MDTTQWTQDIGLVTSMAAEIDPPNVTCSRPSSTLEKKVRPQKDQAVNCPRCSSTNTKFCYYNNYSLTQPRYFCKTCRRYWTEGGTLRNVPVGGGSRKNRRCSSSSLSLSSSSQNFPDSNPNPSLSHQNPNYKINLGNSQDFNIGLPSIIHDHNYFHGVPDFLEFPKMDRGNNGNNQPLSSTSSTTPTSTMDLLRTGIASRGLTSFISTPTPDLNALYTSSFLSGIQENNAKMMFPFGFLNKQLSGTSVEAENYNQSKGQENSSAGYWNGMLGGGSW from the exons ATGGATACTACACAATGGACTCAG GATATTGGACTTGTAACATCTATGGCTGCAGAAATAGATCCTCCTAATGTTACATGTTCAAGGCCATCTTCTACACTGGAAAAAAAAGTCAGACCACAAAAAGATCAAGCCGTAAATTGTCCGAGGTGCAGTTCAACAAATACCAAGTTTTGTTACTACAACAACTATAGTCTTACTCAACCAAGATACTTCTGCAAGACTTGTCGAAG GTATTGGACAGAAGGGGGCACTTTAAGAAATGTTCCGGTCGGAGGAGGTTCAAGGAAGAATAGAAgatgttcttcttcttcattatcattatcatcatcatcacaaAATTTTCCTGATTCGAACCCTAATCCAAGTCTTTCTCATCAAAACCCTAATTATAAGATTAATCTTGGAAATAGCCAAGATTTTAATATAGGGCTCCCATCTATTATACATGATCACAATTATTTCCATGGTGTGCCGGATTTTCTTGAATTTCCTAAGATGGACAGGGGCAATAATGGAAATAATCAGCCCTTAAGTTCAACCTCAAGTACTACTCCAACTTCAACAATGGATTTGCTTAGGACTGGAATTGCCTCAAGAGGGTTAACTTCATTTATCTCAACACCAACACCGGATTTAAACGCTTTGTACACATCAAGTTTTTTAAGtggaattcaagaaaataatgcaAAAATGATGTTCCCATTCGGTTTCTTGAATAAGCAATTGTCGGGTACAAGTGTTGAAGCTGAAAATTATAATCAGAGTAAGGGGCAAGAGAATTCAAGTGCTGGATATTGGAATGGAATGTTAGGTGGAGGATCCTGGTGA